One Arachis hypogaea cultivar Tifrunner chromosome 18, arahy.Tifrunner.gnm2.J5K5, whole genome shotgun sequence genomic window, gtaggcagagttatttgaatttgattttatataatgaattatgtttcgttcactcaataccatacaattgtattgtgttcggttcattatgagCACTgtattcggttcaccatgagtatcGTGTTTGGTTTATTCTGCATTattcaaaattcttcttctttatcttctactgtctcttcaccagagagagaaggaagaaaagaaaaaagagtacagcaACAACATCAAAAGAACAATAaagagaaaacacgtgaagaagaaggaacgcaaAGAAGAAGGCGAAGAAAAAGACACTTCGTGCGTAAACGAacatgaaaagaagaagaagaagcacgggagaagaagaagaagcgtggaAAAGAAGAAGTGTTTGATAAGAGCGATTTCGTGTGTTGGGTGCGTGTATTTCACGTTTCATTTAAtggtattaaatttttttggtgtTGGACCAACTTAATTATATAGTTACATGAATGAGTAGCatcctatatttttattttttatatcatgaTTTAGTTATATTTGTGGTTCATGATTATTTATGTGATGATAGTAAAgagtagttatttttattaatattcaaTACAGTAGATgcatatgtaaatttttttataccaattttgcttaaaattaaaatttttattaagcttTTAATATTCTTTAGTTATTTAACCATTATTTACAAATATATTATAAATGAGTCAtttgaatagaaaatatttttaaatataaaatatatattaaaaaatatataatatatctatttatatataaatatatgataattgttttattaattgatttttttatgtgtatataatttttttaatttaatcaacTAAAGAGATGTTGATGTTCTCTTAAAAATTTGGTgcgtaaaattaattttatttatctgaATAAATTTGTTAATGCTTTAATTTTCatggtataaaattataaataatattataatagtgtattataaaatatttactcTATTaatctctttatttatttattttaacaaaaatattatttatatactaaaattaattattaaaattaatcgatatatatttatataaatatatattatttaatttatttttaatatatattttatattttatattttatattttatattttaataactaattttaatatagactattatattattttaattttgcatTTATATTTTATTCCCAAATTCCAACCAAGGCAAAGGGGGTAAATCTAGGTGAGTGTGAAAAAGAGTGCACTTGAGAATCCAAATAGCTTACAGTAAGAAACTAGAACATACGCCTTTGCTTCTGGTGCTTTGGCCTTCTTTCTCACTCAAACACACAACAATGGCGGCAAGTAGTGCAGCTCCCAATTTGGAAGATGTGCCCTCCGTCGATCTCATGTCGGAGCTCCTCCGCCGCATGAAGTGTGCTTCCAAGCCCGACAAGCGCCTCATTCTCATCGGTACCAATTTCTCTTTTCAAATTAGGGTTTCATTCAGcttcacaaataaatttttttttttttgtaatctatATACTCCTGGTGAACAGAAATTTAAGTTACAGAGATTCTCGGATCTATTAAGCCAATTATTAATGTCTTCAATTATTAGTGAAGAAgagaatctattttttttttctaaacaatCTAAATTTATtcatgtttttctatttttttaatgtgTGTGAGAATtagtattttgaattttaaaagttttttataaCCCTATTTATTTGTTACCTGTTTTCGTTCTATGATAATGTTCTTTGTAATGCAAACCAGGATTTTTGAAGCACAGTACTAATTTCTTGCCTAAAGTTTTAATTTCATaaagaagtaaaaaataaaaaaaagggggaagtgAACTTGAATGGGCTAGAGGACTTTATTGTTTATTGTAGATTGTATTGCAATGGTTGAGATATGAATGATTGTTTAATTTTCTATGTTAGCATGAGTTATTTTGTTTGTAATTTTAGCCTAAAGGTAGAGTTATTTACCATAGCTCATTTGGACTTGTAGcttatttttaaacttaaaattgtTCATACAGGTCCACCTGGGTCAGGAAAGGGCACACAGTCACCAATTATAAAGGATGAGTACTGCTTGTGCCACTTGGCTACAGGTGATATGCTAAGAGCAGCGGTGGCAGCTAAAACTCCACTTGGTATCAAGGCAAAAGAAGCTATGGATAAGGTAAGTACATTATTTGCTATCTGTTGTGTAAATTTAGATTTTATATACATTGTTTAACTAATATCATTTGATGAAATTTCAGGGGGAACTTGTATCCGATGACTTGGTTGTTGGCATTATAGACGAAGCAATGAAGAAACCATCTTGTCAGAAAGGTTTCATTCTTGATGGTTTTCCAAGAACTGTGGTTCAAGCACAAAAGGTTTTCCTGTCCTTAAGTTTTTAGTTACATGCtcagtttataaatttatcattttaGACCATGCTATGTTGGGCTTCATTTGTTTGTCTTACTTTACTTGCAGCTTGATAAGATGCTAGAAAAGCGGGGAGGCAAAGTTGATAAAGTGCTCAATTTTGCCATTGATGATGCAATTTTAGAGGAGCGAATTACCGGTAGATGGATACACCCATCCAGTGGCAGAACATACC contains:
- the LOC112772230 gene encoding adenylate kinase 4, whose product is MAASSAAPNLEDVPSVDLMSELLRRMKCASKPDKRLILIGPPGSGKGTQSPIIKDEYCLCHLATGDMLRAAVAAKTPLGIKAKEAMDKGELVSDDLVVGIIDEAMKKPSCQKGFILDGFPRTVVQAQKLDKMLEKRGGKVDKVLNFAIDDAILEERITGRWIHPSSGRTYHTKYAPPKTPGVDDLTGEPLIQRKDDTAAVLKSRLEAFHKQTEPVIDYYAKKGMVANLRAEKPPKEVTAEVEKVLSS